The following coding sequences are from one Capsicum annuum cultivar UCD-10X-F1 chromosome 3, UCD10Xv1.1, whole genome shotgun sequence window:
- the LOC107863781 gene encoding uncharacterized protein LOC107863781 isoform X2: protein MYSQESSDKNILFKPNMALVISTLNGASHANRVHDFQLQVKWRHHGARRPLCVQLLSGVQQLAPWLACIGQCHIPPKSFSLAGSKMVSRGVPQILDTSPQAI, encoded by the exons GACAAAAATATCCTCTTCAAACCCAACATGGCTTTAGTTATCAGCACCCTGAATGGCGCTTCGCATGCCAATCGCGTCCATGATTTCCAGCTTCAGGTTAAATGGCGCCATCATGGGGCTAGGCGCCCTCTGTGTGTGCAACTCCTTTCAGGCGTTCAGCAGTTGGCGCCATGGTTG GCTTGTATTGGACAATGCCACATTCCACCCAAAAGTTTCTCACTTGCAGGATCAAAGATGGTCTCACGAGGAGTCCCTCAAATTCTGGATACTTCACCCCAAGCTATCTGA
- the LOC107863781 gene encoding uncharacterized protein LOC107863781 isoform X3, translating into MYSQESSDKNILFKPNMALVISTLNGASHANRVHDFQLQVKWRHHGARRPLCVQLLSGVQQLAPWIKDGLTRSPSNSGYFTPSYLMDSLHRRE; encoded by the exons GACAAAAATATCCTCTTCAAACCCAACATGGCTTTAGTTATCAGCACCCTGAATGGCGCTTCGCATGCCAATCGCGTCCATGATTTCCAGCTTCAGGTTAAATGGCGCCATCATGGGGCTAGGCGCCCTCTGTGTGTGCAACTCCTTTCAGGCGTTCAGCAGTTGGCGCCATG GATCAAAGATGGTCTCACGAGGAGTCCCTCAAATTCTGGATACTTCACCCCAAGCTATCTGATGGACAGTCTGCACAGAAGGGAATAA
- the LOC107863781 gene encoding uncharacterized protein LOC107863781 isoform X1 translates to MYSQESSDKNILFKPNMALVISTLNGASHANRVHDFQLQVKWRHHGARRPLCVQLLSGVQQLAPWLVLDNATFHPKVSHLQDQRWSHEESLKFWILHPKLSDGQSAQKGIMDF, encoded by the exons GACAAAAATATCCTCTTCAAACCCAACATGGCTTTAGTTATCAGCACCCTGAATGGCGCTTCGCATGCCAATCGCGTCCATGATTTCCAGCTTCAGGTTAAATGGCGCCATCATGGGGCTAGGCGCCCTCTGTGTGTGCAACTCCTTTCAGGCGTTCAGCAGTTGGCGCCATG GCTTGTATTGGACAATGCCACATTCCACCCAAAAGTTTCTCACTTGCAGGATCAAAGATGGTCTCACGAGGAGTCCCTCAAATTCTGGATACTTCACCCCAAGCTATCTGATGGACAGTCTGCACAGAAGGGAATAATGGATTTTTAA